Part of the Nostoc edaphicum CCNP1411 genome, GGCTGCCGAACATACAAAAATAGACAAGTTGAAATGTAGGTGTTCGCTATTACTCATGAAAAACTGCCCTTGGGCAAGGAGTCCAGAGCAGTGCTTACAAAAAAAATATGGGAGTTTTAACTATTGCCCCCTGCTTTACATATAATTCGTTCGCTATGTAATACTCTTCAGTTCCAGTTTTGTAATTTACGCAAAAAGAGCGAAGAACTTTTCAAGCTGCACTATACAAGGATTAGACGGAATCAACCAAGCCCAATGCAACACCCTTAGCTGAGTGCGTGACAACCAATGGTTGTCAAAATTTGGTCAAACCAACATAAATCCACCATTATCCCAAGGAGCGATCGTAGGCTGTGGAGGGCGGTTGTTGCTTGGGTAGTTTCGGAGGCAATAGCTATGGCAGGGTATATAAGAGTGCAATGCAATCGCAGACGCGCAAAATTATCGTAGCTTTTAGCACTTCCCATTATGTTATCTTTTTAACCTTTTTCAACCCCAACTGAGCAAAGAAATTTGACGGTTGAGGATGCTGAGAATAGTTATAAATGTTAGTAAGGTAATATCTTTAAAGCTAAAACAAAGAAGGCGAAATTTCAAATGAACAAAAATGTCTCATTGACCTCTTTTCCAAGGTTAGAGACAGAGCGTCTGTTTTTGCGTCAAGAAACCCCAGAAGATGCTCCTGCTGTTTTTACAGTGTTTTCTGACCCAAAAGTGACTCAATTTCATGACCTTGATACCTTCACGAAACTTGAAGAGGCATTTGGTGTTATTGAGCACCGGACAAAAAGATTTGAAATCGGGCGTGGAATCCGATGGGGAATTGCGCCTGTGCAAGACAACACCTTAATTGGTTCCTGTGGTTTTACATGGGACACACAAGCAATGAGTGCTGATATAGGTTATGAGCTTGCCAGTGCTTATTGGAGGCAAGGGTTTATGACAGAGGCATTACAAGCTATTCTGCAATTCGGGTTTTCTAAGTGTGGCTTGCAATTTGTTACTGCTGAAGTAATGTTGAATAACATCGCTTCCAAAAAACTATTACTCAAATTAGGATTCCAAAGTAGGGGTGTACTGAAACAGCATGGATTTTGGAAAGGGCAGCATCATGACTTAGAGCAATTTGTACTAGCTCGAAATTGAGAGCAGTGTAGGCTAACTAATACAACCAGATAGATTAACATAGAGCCGAGATGCCACAATGCTAAAGGTGCAACAGCCCAAACCATCGTCCTGACAACGGAACAACTTACAGTTAAATCGGGTACTCACAATGAGAGTACCCTTGGCTGAGTCAAATCTACTACCGAACACCTGACCATTCTTGAACTACTTGGTGGGATCAAAAGCTACGACTATCTTCCTCCAGGTGGGAAAATGTGGAGTTTATTGCAGATGTACCGATTGGAACTCCAGTGCAAGTCTACAACCTCGTTCCCCGGCAATGGCAACCCGAAGCAGTGAGGGACTACTGGAAAGCAAAGGGTTTTCTGGTGGTGCGCTGTGGGGGGCGGGGGCTGTTTTCAGTGGAGAGTGGGCAAGAAGAGAGCTGCATCAAGCTCTACTGTGTAGTACTACAAATTACAGAAAATCATTCATATACTCTCAACGCAGTTTCTAAAGTTCTGGTTACTTCTGGGTAGCAGTTGGCTTGCGAACAGTCGCAGCAGTTATACGATCAACCAATCCTGGCATAATTAGCTTTGCCCAAGGGAGTACTTTACCTTTCAACGTCATGATGTGTTCTCTTTTACGCCGCTCCATCGCCCAGATAATTTGATGTACACACTCATCTACTGACATATTGCCTTGCGTTTCATCACGCGGACTTTTGCCTAATGGTTTTCCATCTGCTCCCAACGCTCGTTGCCGAATATCTGTGGCGACAAACCCTGGTGAAACAACCAATACATCTACTCCTGTTGAGTGCAATTCTATCCGTAATGTATCAAAGAAGCCTTGCATGGCGTGTTTACTGGCAACGTAACCTGTACGAGTCGGTACACCTGTTTTGCCACAAATTGAAGAAATCGCCACTAATAGTCCTCGACTAGTTTTTAGGTAGGGTAGGGCATAATGAGTACAATAGACTGCACCTAAATAGTTGACCTGCATTACCCGCTCAAAAACGGACAAATCTGTGACTTCATCAAAGCACGTCAGCATTCCAATTCCGGCATTGTTGATCAAAATATCAATCTGCCCAAACACGCCAATCGCTCTCTCTACCAACTGCTGGCAAGCAACGGCATGAGTTACGTCTGTAGGTACTGCAATCACCTTCTGTGTATGATTTGTACAAGCAGTCAGTGTCTGTTCTAATTCTTCTTGATTACGAGCCGCCAAGACTAAATTTGCATCTTGTTGGGCTAACGAGATTGCCAGCTTTCGCCCAATTCCTGCTGATGCACCTGTGAGAACAATAGTTTTATTAGCAAAGCTCATAATCAATGTTTCCAGTCAAAAAATTGCCTATTGTAGAGCTTTATATTACCAGTCAGTTTGCTTTTTTCTTTACAACTAGACGAGGATTTGGGGGATTGGTTGAAATTGGGGATTTTGGGTGTTGTGTCTCTTTTACAGCAGGAATTCATATAGGGGGCGATTGCTACCGGGGTTAGCGGCGGTGTCAGGTTGATGGTGGAGTGTCTTTTGGGGGCGAGGGGGGACGGTTGGGTTTGATCCACAACAGGTCAAGCTTCGTCTTGCATACTAACTAGCTTGGCGTAATAACCATCCTGGACAATTAGTTCGTTATGGCTGCCAGCTTCCACGATACGCCCTTGCTCAAGTACGTATATCCTATCTACATAACGTGTCGCCAACAAACGGTGAGAAACTAATACTGTAGTAAGTCCATTCCTGATCGCTCGCAATTGCGATAGAACTAAAGCCTCAGTTTTAGTATCTAATGCAGAAAAACAATCGTCTAACAGCAAGATGGGGGTCTGGCGAATCAGCCCACGAGCTAGGCTGGTTCTTTGTTTCTGCCCACCTGATAAAGTTACCCCACGCTCACCAATTAATGTGGATAAACCTGCACTAAATTTGTTAATTGTTGCTTCAAGCTGTGCATATCGAGCAGCCTGCCAAATAGATTCGGGTGGTCGATCTGGCTTATCGAATGAAATATTTTCTGAAATTGGTGCTGCAAATAAGAAAGCATCTTGGGGTACAAATGACAGATTCTGACGCAAGTGATTCAGTGGAACGTCTTTTAAATCTTGCCCATCCAATTTGATTTGTCCACTATTAGGCTCCAATTGCCTGGCCAGCAGTCGTAACAAGGTAGATTTGCCAGAGCCGACACGACCGATGATGGCAATCATTTCGCCAGGGCTGATACTCAGGGATATCTGTTCTAGAACCAGACGCGATGGCAGCCCAGAACTAACTGGGTAACTATACAATAGATTTTCAACTGCAATTTCGCCATTGATAGGCTGAACTGATAAGCCTGTTGGAACATCTTCAATCTCTGGCTTTTCATCCATAATCTCAAATACTCTGGTTGCAGCAGTAATGGCATTGAGTAAAGCATACATAACAAAACTGCTTTCCTTGATCACCCCCAAAATCATTGCCAAATAAAAGATGAAAGCTGTCAGCGTGCCAACACTGATTTGCCCAGCCAAGACTTGCTTACCACCCACGCCAACAACAATTAAGGTCATCAGACCACTACCCAGCACAATGGAGGCAGTGAGAATAGCGTTCAAATTGATCAACTTTTGATGAGCTAGCGCATAACAATTTGACACGCCTGTAAAATGGTTAATCTCACGCTCTTCCTGGGCATGAGACTGAATGGTACGAATACCCTTGAGGTTTTGCTGCACTGTTTCTGTCAACTTACCAAAACCCGCTTGTACCGCTGCTGATGCCAACAAAATACGCCCAGCTAAATACCAGCCATTAATAACTATTACTACTAGCAAAGGCAGGAGCAACAATGTTAACTGGGGCGACTGTTGTAACATAAAAATTGGGGCAATAAACATCACACCAATAAGGCTCACCAGTCGATGCACACCAGACCGGAAAAAGCGACGAATGGATTCCATGTCATTAGTCGCTCGTGCAATCAAGTCACCCAAATGATAGTTTGCATAGAAGCCACGACCAAGCCTTTGCAAGTGTGCATAGAATGCTTGCCGTAAATCATAAGATATGTAAATTGAAATCAGTGCATTTTTGCGACGACCAAAGTGCAGGATAGCAAAGCGCACAACTGTCAAACTAAGTATCGCCAGAGTCGGTAATAAAATATTTTCATCCTGTTTTGAAATCAAATCAATACCGACTTTTAAATAGATCGGAATGACAGCCTCAACAACGTGAACACTCAGAAGAGCTATTACTGCTATTAACCACTGGAAACGATAAGGTTGGAAGTAGTAAAAAATTCGCTGTAACACAGTTAAAGTATGTAAATTTGA contains:
- a CDS encoding ABC transporter ATP-binding protein, with protein sequence MKSNLHTLTVLQRIFYYFQPYRFQWLIAVIALLSVHVVEAVIPIYLKVGIDLISKQDENILLPTLAILSLTVVRFAILHFGRRKNALISIYISYDLRQAFYAHLQRLGRGFYANYHLGDLIARATNDMESIRRFFRSGVHRLVSLIGVMFIAPIFMLQQSPQLTLLLLPLLVVIVINGWYLAGRILLASAAVQAGFGKLTETVQQNLKGIRTIQSHAQEEREINHFTGVSNCYALAHQKLINLNAILTASIVLGSGLMTLIVVGVGGKQVLAGQISVGTLTAFIFYLAMILGVIKESSFVMYALLNAITAATRVFEIMDEKPEIEDVPTGLSVQPINGEIAVENLLYSYPVSSGLPSRLVLEQISLSISPGEMIAIIGRVGSGKSTLLRLLARQLEPNSGQIKLDGQDLKDVPLNHLRQNLSFVPQDAFLFAAPISENISFDKPDRPPESIWQAARYAQLEATINKFSAGLSTLIGERGVTLSGGQKQRTSLARGLIRQTPILLLDDCFSALDTKTEALVLSQLRAIRNGLTTVLVSHRLLATRYVDRIYVLEQGRIVEAGSHNELIVQDGYYAKLVSMQDEA
- a CDS encoding GNAT family N-acetyltransferase → MNKNVSLTSFPRLETERLFLRQETPEDAPAVFTVFSDPKVTQFHDLDTFTKLEEAFGVIEHRTKRFEIGRGIRWGIAPVQDNTLIGSCGFTWDTQAMSADIGYELASAYWRQGFMTEALQAILQFGFSKCGLQFVTAEVMLNNIASKKLLLKLGFQSRGVLKQHGFWKGQHHDLEQFVLARN
- a CDS encoding SDR family oxidoreductase, translated to MSFANKTIVLTGASAGIGRKLAISLAQQDANLVLAARNQEELEQTLTACTNHTQKVIAVPTDVTHAVACQQLVERAIGVFGQIDILINNAGIGMLTCFDEVTDLSVFERVMQVNYLGAVYCTHYALPYLKTSRGLLVAISSICGKTGVPTRTGYVASKHAMQGFFDTLRIELHSTGVDVLVVSPGFVATDIRQRALGADGKPLGKSPRDETQGNMSVDECVHQIIWAMERRKREHIMTLKGKVLPWAKLIMPGLVDRITAATVRKPTATQK